Below is a genomic region from Aurantimonas sp. HBX-1.
CGCGAAGCGATCGGAGAGCTCCGATGCATCGCCAGCGGCCTCGTACTGCCGGAACTGCGGGACCTGAGCGCCGCCGATGCGCTGCGACTGGCGGTTGCCCGCCATGAACGCAATACCGGGACGCAGGTCGCCATGGAGATCGAAGAACTGCCGGTTGGTATCTCGCACGAACTGAAGGCCTGCATGTACCGGGTGGTTCAGGAAGCCTTGCGAAACATCGTCCGGCACGCTGGCGGCCAAGGCCAAGAGGTCAAGGCCGGCATCGAGGAAGGAAAGGTGGTGATCCGGATAAACGACGCGGGTCACGTGACGCCAAGCACGCCCACAGATGAGCCTGGCCCACGGATCGGGCTACTGGGCGTCAAAAACCGGGTGGCCTCCTTCAACGGAACATTGCAATTCCGAACCGTGCCCGGCATCGGTACGTCGCTCGTCGCACAGTTTCCGCCGGACATCGAACAGCCGGACTGAGTGTTGTCCGGCGGACTGCGCCTGGCAACTGCGACCGACGGGCCGGTCAGTTCAACGTACCGTCCGGGCTTCGCCAATCGCGGCTACCGCCGACATTGGAAAGCTTCTGCGCCGCCAGCACGACCTCCAGACGATTGCGCGCATCGAGCTTTTGCATCAGCAATGTCATGTAATGCTTGACGGTCTTCTCACTGATGCTCAACCGCGCACCTATGGCCTTGTTCGTGCAGCCCTTCAACAAGAGCTTGACGATCTGCTCTTCCCGAACGCTCAGGTTAGGGTTGCTGGCGTCGCGCATAGACGGGAGGCGAAGGGCCGCAATCACCTTGCTGGCAAGGCTGGGTGTGACGAATGTCTCGCCACCAATCACGCTATTAATGGCTGCCGTTAATTCCCCGGCAGTACTGCCTTTCAGCACGTAACCATTGGCGCCAGCTTCCAGCGCATTGATGGCATGGTCGATTCGGTCGGATGCGGTGAACGCCATGATGATGATCGACGGTGACTTCGTCCGTATCCGAGCGATAGCGTCCAGCGCGTTTCCCGGCATCTGCAAATCGATCAGCAGGACGTCGGGCTGCTTTTCAGTGGCAATCGCTATGGCGTCTGCTGCAGACGCACCGCTGCCGACAACTGCGAAATCTTCGTACTTTGAGAACAGACCGACCAACCCCTCACGAAGGATTGGATGATCATCGATGAATGCGATCGAGGTAGGCACTGCAAATGCTCCTGTCACATTATGGCCGCAATTAACTGGTCGCACGAAATTATCGCTATGTAAAGTTTGTGCAGCACGCAAAATTCGAAGTGATTCCAGAGTTGCAATTTTGCCTTCTCAAGAGACCATGATAATAATAGAGGCTTACCATGGCACGCACCTCCAGGTAGCATAAGTACAACCATCGATTGCGTCGATCCAGCGGGGATAGTTGCTGGCCTTTTTCCGGAATTATTATCAGATGACTGGAAATATTGGTAGCGAAAAGGTCGCTTATCTGATTGGTGACCGATATATCTTCGCAGGGTGTACAGCGAGGGTGACTGCATGCAAGACTTTAACAGGACGAAGAACGAGGTGATCGATACTCATCTTCAAGTGCCGTGTCCGAGCCGCGGGGTCGCATCGCCCGAAGACCGGTGCGCAACCAATCGGTGAAATCGCGGAAATGAGTGCGCCTATAAGGCGGCAGTGGCTCAGTTGATTGAGAAGCGGTCCCTGTGGCTGTCCGATGACCGCGACAGATCGCAATTGCATTCGCGCAACGCGCTACGCGCTACGAAGACAACCGCTGACCACTGCAGGCCGAAACGGTGTCGACAGACCGTCGGTCCGAATAATCGTCCCAGACTAGGGCTTCTGCTACCTTGCAAGCGTTTAACATATCGCATAACGTGGCATAATAGTACGCGGCAAGTCATTGATCCTCTTGATTAAGAGGAAGCGGGTCAGCCTCCCCTTGGGCGTACCATTGCCCTCCCGGCGGCAGCCCTTCCGAACCCTCGCCCAGCAACCGACCTTTCCGTCAGGCGCATCGCTTCGCCGACGCGGTAGCCGCGGACGGTCCCCGTGAGAAACGGCTAGCCGATGCTGCGTTAATGCGGCGTGCGCGCATCCGCTCCTGCACCTGGCCGGCAATCCCTCCTCCGTCGATCGACCGTCCGGCCCCCGGAGAACGGCAACGCATGCCGACGGAGCAAGCGGGCGTCCGGCGAATATTCTGGTGTCATTGGGCTCCGCCTCGACGACGAGCCTTGCAGGCCGCCGTCCGAACCAGTAGGAACGGCGCCGTTGGGGCCTCGTGGCGGAGTGGTTACGCAGAGGACTGCAAATCCTTGCACGGGGGTTCGATTCCCTCCGAGGCCTCCACTGCCACACCTGGACAATTGGTATCGCCGGCCATTTTCAGGCCCGGAACTGAACCGGCTGCCACACCGCCCAGAAGGCGTGGCAATCCATTCCCGATCCGCCCTCCCATGTCCTGACTGACGAAAGCCTGTCGCAGCCGTGGCCGGAGGTGGTAATTCGTGGTGCAGGTCGCCCCAAGGAATCGCCAATGCCCGCCGGCAAGCTCTATGTCGTCCAGCAGTTCGTGAAGCAGGGCCGTCGGCTGATGAACGGGCAGACCATGCAGTTCAAGACTGCGGCCGAGGCCACGCTGCGGGCTGACCGTGACGGCGCCAGGCTGGGCAATGTGGTCGGCGTCGTGGCGGTGGAGCAGACAGTCGACCTCGATACCGGAGAAGTCCTGGAAGAGCCGATCGTGCTCGTGCGACACGGCGAGGTGCCGGCGGAGGTCGCGGGAGAATGATCTGTCACCGGAGCCTCCCCCTTCTCTCGGCTAGCTGCATGGCGATCAGGTTCGCGTGCGACTGAGCCGCGCCGGCTCTGTTGCTGGCGTCCTCCTAAGCCTTTGCGACTTCATCGAGCGCCTCTTTCTTCACGGTATTTACCGTGCCTGCGATGCGCCAGTCGGAGACAGCGGTGGAAGACGCTCCCTGCACGACGTCATCTCTCGGCAGCAGGTAGCCTCGCTCCCGGCAGCATCGCGCTAGGATTCGTCGGTGCAGGCGCGAGACGTTCACCGAACGGCTGCTCGGCTATCACGAAGCGCGGTTCCACAGCCGCCGCGATCGCCTCAGCCATCTCTGCCTGAGCTAAGCCGTAGTCCTGCCAAGACACGCGCGGCCGCTTCTGGCGCAGCGTTGCCGCGTCTCTGGTGGCACCGCGGCGATGGCGAGCTTGATGATTGTTCGGAGCTGGCGAGCGATGTGCAACATGGAATCCTCGTCAAGATCGGGGTCGAAGGTCTGCCGCACGACGGCACTTCTTCCTGTCCTGCGGCCCGTTTCTGTCCTGCGGCCCGCGTCAAGGCGAGATGAACTGCACCGTTGGCGCCGACCACGGCTCTCCCATCCCATACACCCCTCCCCTGAGATCGGGCCGATCGAGCGCTCTGCTCCCGCCCGCCGCATTGCAAGCCATTCGTCCGAACAATGGCGAATGAGAGATCAGGATTCGGCACGACCGGCGATGTGAACTGAACACACCCGGGATTAAAGCGTTTTCGCCGCAACGATGATACTTGCGAGAGATATGCTCTCTGCACATAACTTTTTGAGGCACTGTACCGAGCAGGTTATTGACGCCTTCAGTTGCGTACAGTGGTGACCATGGGGAGGGTCGGGTTTTGCGGCAGGTCACAGTTCGCGGATGTGCAGCTTTATGCGCAGGCGCTGCGGCGCTCTTCATCCCGGTTGCCGGAGCCT
It encodes:
- a CDS encoding response regulator transcription factor, whose protein sequence is MPTSIAFIDDHPILREGLVGLFSKYEDFAVVGSGASAADAIAIATEKQPDVLLIDLQMPGNALDAIARIRTKSPSIIIMAFTASDRIDHAINALEAGANGYVLKGSTAGELTAAINSVIGGETFVTPSLASKVIAALRLPSMRDASNPNLSVREEQIVKLLLKGCTNKAIGARLSISEKTVKHYMTLLMQKLDARNRLEVVLAAQKLSNVGGSRDWRSPDGTLN